From a single Brassica napus cultivar Da-Ae chromosome C9, Da-Ae, whole genome shotgun sequence genomic region:
- the LOC106386633 gene encoding CWF19-like protein 2, producing MFSGIKIIPRHEVLDDTSDREDKKDRRRKNKDVDRKESKRHGKKIANSGDDDDLPDGDIARRSNGLDFMLPPTRQSDPDPALDVEDKLEESTHEEVIKVNPRELNPYLKGNGTGYPEEETDKRNGKDQLLPTSVVGDGGASWRMKALKRAKEHAAREGQKLEEVAGERWGSLGNLVESVASQRAAPSRAHLNAINNRRRENSGDNDKEKKPERVSEKGNGRDYLKDDSIRHRVLRAPKTDPSLSWGKRKGQTHRHEDSKLISEAASHLNKFTNDGSFMKQMLSKQKSELVEPREDHHHRSDAETKKDVVTSLPNMESLTVNQLAAKALQLRLKGKLEEAQKLTEEAERLKAKQAVGDDSSKEQHYVRAARYPIKDMSGKRKKEDDDTDMHLAKSILHNKQYKTSNQAADDEYDYGEAPSKKSRKQRESNVPEKDNRVKRIMTQQERCLFCFENPKRPKHLVVSIANFTYLMLPQHQPLVPGHCCILPMQHEAASRSVDDNVWDEIRNFKKCLIMMFAKEGKDAVFLETVIGLSQQRRHCMIECIPIPQEIAKEGPLYFKKAIDEAESEWSQHNAKKLIDTSVKGLRNSIPKNFPYFHVEFGIDKGFAHVIDDEQEFNSNLGLNVIRGMLELPEEDMYRKRRHESVESQKKAVVSFARQWEHFDWTKQLD from the exons ATGTTTTCTGGAATAAAGATCATACCTCGTCATGAG GTGCTTGATGATACTTCGGATAGAGAAGACAAGAAggatagaagaagaaaaaacaaggaCGTTGATAGAAAGGAAAGCAAGCGACATGGCAAGAAGATTGCTAATTCTGGAGATGACGACGACTTGCCCGACGGTGATATTGCTAGAAGGAGTAATGGGCTCGATTTTATGCTGCCGCCAACACGACAGTCTGATCCGGATCCTGCTTTAGATGTTGAGGACAAACTGGAAGAAAGCACCCATGAAGAG GTAATTAAAGTAAACCCAAGAGAACTGAATCCTTATTTGAAAGGAAATGGGACCGGTTATCCAGAGGAAGAAACCGATAAACGAAACGGTAAAGATCAGCTCTTACCAACTTCTGTTGTTGGAGATGGAGGCGCGAGTTGGAGGATGAAAGCGCTCAAGCGTGCAAAGGAACATGCTGCCAGAGAAGGACAAAAACTTGAGGAG GTTGCTGGGGAACGATGGGGTTCACTTGGTAACCTTGTTGAGTCCGTGGCCTCTCAGAGAGCAGCTCCATCTCGTGCCCATTTGAATGCCATTAATAATAGAAGAAGAGAGAACAGTGGAGACAATGATAAAGAGAAAAAACCAGAAAGAGTTTCTGAGAAG GGCAATGGTCGGGACTACTTGAAGGATGACTCTATTCGTCATCGTGTATTAAGAGCGCCTAAAACCGATCCTTCATTATCCTGGGGGAAAAGAAAGGGCCAAACTCATAGACACGAAGACTCGAAGCTCATATCGGAAGCTGCATCTCACTTGAACAAGTTTACTAATGATGGAAGCTTCATGAAGCAAATGCTTTCTAAACAGAAGAGTGAATTAGTAGAGCCTCGTGAAGATCATCACCACAGAAGCGACGCGGAGACCAAAAAAGATGTTGTAACGTCTCTTCCCAATATGGAATCTTTAACTGTGAATCAACTAGCTGCGAAAGCCTTACAGCTCCGTCTGAAAGGGAAGCTTGAAGAAGCCCAGAAACTCACGGAAGAAGCAGAGAGGCTGAAAGCAAAGCAAGCTGTTGGAGACGATTCATCCAAAGAACAACACTACGTCAGAGCAGCGAGGTATCCTATCAAGGACATGTCTGGTAAAAGGAagaaggaagatgatgatacgGATATGCATCTAGCCAAAAGCATACTGCATAACAAACAGTACAAGACATCTAACCAAGCTGCTGATGATGAGTATGACTACGGAGAGGCTCCAAGCAAAAAGTCCCGGAAGCAGCGGGAAAGCAACGTTCCTGAGAAAGACAACCGCGTGAAACGCATCATGACACAGCAAGAACGCTGCCTCTTCTGTTTTGAGAACCCAAAGCGGCCGAAACACTTGGTTGTATCAATCGCAAACTTCACCTACCTTATGCTACCACAGCACCAGCCCCTTGTCCCAGGTCATTGTTGTATCTTACCAATGCAG CACGAAGCAGCCAGCAGAAGCGTCGACGACAATGTCTGGGACGAGATTAGGAATTTCAAGAAGTGTCTTATAATGATGTTTGCTAAAGAAGGCAAAGACGCCGTGTTTCTGGAGACGGTGATTGGTTTGTCTCAGCAGCGCCGCCACTGTATGATTGAGTGCATCCCGATCCCTCAGGAGATAGCGAAAGAAGGACCTCTTTACTTCAAGAAGGCGATCGACGAAGCGGAGAGCGAGTGGAGTCAGCACAACGCGAAGAAGCTCATCGACACTAGCGTGAAAGGTCTTAGGAACTCGATACCTAAGAATTTTCCTTACTTCCACGTGGAGTTTGGGATAGACAAAGGGTTTGCTCACGTGattgatgatgagcaagagtTCAATAGCAATCTTGGACTGAATGTGATCAGAGGGATGCTTGAGTTGCCGGAAGAAGACATGTATAGAAAAAGAAGGCATGAGTCGGTGGAGAGCCAGAAGAAAGCGGTTGTGAGCTTTGCACGCCAATGGGAACACTTTGATTGGACGAAACAGCTTGACTAG
- the LOC106417061 gene encoding auxin response factor 22-like, whose product MAGDQIMHAQPEVLAIDETNNYLNNKLWKLCAGPLFDTPKIGDKLVASMDDELCQLKPIFDIPSKICCNVFSIKLKVETNTNEIYAEVSLLPDTSDVEIPIPKTENNIQNINYFTKVLSASDTSTNGGFVLYKRHAIECLPLLDVSQLTPSQEIIAKDIHGHEWSFKHTLRGTPKRHLFTSGWNEFAKGKKLVAGDSFVFLRGENGESRVGISKAAHQQRNIPTSLISKQSMHHSVVATALNAIENKCMFVVFYKPRSSQFIVNFDKFVDRVNNKFNIGSKFSMKFEGKDLNEIRYNGTIVGVRDFSAHWKDSEWRSLEVQWDEAATIPRPDKVSPWEIELLTHSSNIFKSDTLKHKRQLEVHEFGSKMWVPTIYNERMVQAMKEPSTTTATTSCRLFGVDLMVPAITKDPVEPIVSNKKCKISKIFEDEKVDHVQAKSRTKVHMEGVIERTVDLTIFDGYNQLIDELERLFDIKGELHMHNQWKMFFIYNDGDMMILGDDPWPKFCNMAKEIFICSKEDVKIGIANNRFSEGDPALTTTILPPDVNNT is encoded by the exons ATGGCTGGTGATCAAATCATGCATGCACAACCTGAAGTTTTAG CTATTGATGAAACCAATAACTATTTGAACAATAAATTATGGAAGTTATGTGCCGGACCTCTGTTTGATACTCCAAAAATTGGagata AGCTAGTTGCCTCTATGGACGACGAACTTTGTCAACTAAAACCAATTTTTGATATTCCTTCAAAAATTTGTTGTAATGTTTTTAGTATCAAACTTAAG GTAGAGACCAATACTAATGAAATTTATGCAGAAGTTTCTTTGTTGCCTGATACATCT GATGTTGAAATCCCTATTCCCAAAACCGAAAACAATATACAAAACATTAACTATTTCACCAAGGTGTTAAGTGCTTCTGATACCAGCACAAATGgtggttttgttttgtataaaagACATGCCATTGAATGTCTTCCCCTGTTG gaTGTGTCTCAGCTAACCCCAAGTCAAGAGATAATTGCTAAAGATATCCATGGTCATGAATGGAGTTTTAAACACACTTTAAGAG GTACACCAAAAAGACATCTTTTCACATCTGGTTGGAATGAGTttgcaaaaggaaaaaaattggTTGCTGGAGACTCTTTTGTGTTCCTTCG AGGAGAGAATGGAGAATCGCGAGTTGGTATCAGTAAAGCAGCTCATCAGCAACGCAACATACCAACATCTTTAATTTCAAAACAGAGTATGCACCATAGTGTGGTTGCTACTGCACTGAATGCTATTGAAAACAAATGTATGTTCGTTGTGTTCTATAAGCCAAG GTCGAGCCAATTCATTGTCAACTTCGATAAATTTGTAGATAGAGTGAATAATAAGTTTAATATAGGCTCCAAATTTTCGATGAAGTTCGAAGGAAAAGATCTAAATGAAATAAg ATACAATGGAACAATAGTGGGAGTGAGAGATTTCTCCGctcattggaaggattcagaATGGCGAAGTCTAGAA GTGCAATGGGATGAAGCTGCAACAATTCCAAGACCTGATAAGGTATCTCCATGGGAGATTGAGCTGTTAACACATTCATCAAATATTTTCAAGTCAGATACTCTAAAACATAAACGTCAACTCGAAGTACATGAGTTTG GTTCAAAAATGTGGGTTCCTACAATCTACAATGAGCGAATGGTTCAAGCAATGAAAGAACCGTCAACCACAACCGCAACTACTAGCTGCAGACTGTTTGGAGTTGATCTAATGGTTCCCGCTATAACAAAGGATCCAGTGGAACCTATTGTCTCAAACAAAAAATGTAagatttctaaaatatttgaaGACGAAAAGGTTGACCATGTCCAAGCTAAAAGTCGTACTAAG GTTCATATGGAAGGTGTCATAGAAAGGACTGTAGATTTAACTATATTTGATGGATACAATCAGTTGATCGATGAACTAGAAAGACTCTTTGATATCAAAGGCGAGTTGCATATGCACAATCAATGGAAAATGTTTTTCATATATAATGATGGAGATATGATGATTCTTGGAGACGATCCCTGGCc AAAATTTTGCAATATGGCTAAGGAAATATTCATATGTTCGAAAGAGGATGTCAAGATAGGGATAGCAAATAACAGATTCTCCGAAGGTGATCCAGCATTAACAACAACAATCTTACCACCAGATGTCAACAACACTTAG
- the LOC106386683 gene encoding heavy metal-associated isoprenylated plant protein 35: protein MATGEMKPETKKTEQKQFPQVKDPTPPLALPYKTCNLKVSIHCEGCKRKVKKILTSIEGVYRVDIDVKQNNVTVMGIVSPEILLKKLHKAGKNADLVPEIPDPVENKPHDPKKKNKKKKEEKSEITDKVTSPGSDKPESEKPDGAGKCSSGDNSEACVPVKEDKCEILKKKDSAPADSSLPSLVDSPASTESPAPTAEKKAEESSGSVGKKKKKKGQSMSNVNNPTGGPARTRSLPSPTTPPAAEDHDRSNNQHDGHQMLTNNITPRQDMYPYPPNYYAPQIMYGVSYNVAQPPVSVDAASYYSPATPHSYAYMHPGYLPSDQNPYPSRPSDSFELFSDENPNGCSVM from the exons ATGGCAACAGGAGAAATGAAACCGGAAACTAAGAAAACAGAACAGAAGCAATTCCCACAAGTCAAAGATCCAACACCACCTCTTGCACTTCCATACAAG ACATGCAACTTGAAGGTTTCCATTCACTGCGAAGGCTGCAAaagaaaagtgaaaaaaatCCTTACCAGCATTGAAG GTGTTTATAGAGTGGACATTGATGTGAAGCAGAACAATGTAACGGTGATGGGAATTGTCTCACCAGAGATTCTGTTAAAGAAGCTTCACAAGGCAGGCAAAAACGCCGATCTAGTGCCGGAGATACCCGACCCGGTAGAGAACAAACCCCACGACCcgaaaaagaagaataaaaagaagaaagaagaaaaatcgGAAATAACCGATAAAGTTACCTCTCCCGGTTCTGATAAACCGGAATCTGAAAAACCTGACGGCGCTGGAAAGTGTAGTTCCGGCGATAACAGTGAAGCTTGTGTTCCAGTTAAAGAGGATAAATGCGAAATTCTCAAAAAGAAAGACTCTGCTCCGGCAGATTCTTCGTTACCGTCACTGGTGGATTCTCCGGCATCGACAGAATCTCCAGCACCGACGGCGGAGAAGAAAGCTGAAGAAAGCAGTGGCAGTGTtggtaaaaagaagaaaaagaaggggCAAAGCATGAGCAATGTTAACAATCCTACCGGTGGACCTGCCCGTACTAGATCACTACCTTCGCCCACTACTCCTCCTGCAGCAGAAGATCATGACCGTTCAAATAATCAACACGATGGCCATCAAATGCTAACCAATAACATCACGCCACGTCAGGATATGTATCCCTATCCACCTAACTACTATGCGCCGCAGATCATGTACGGCGTAAGCTATAACGTTGCTCAACCTCCGGTGAGCGTAGACGCTGCATCGTATTACTCTCCTGCGACACCTCATTCGTATGCGTATATGCACCCAGGCTATCTACCGTCCGATCAAAACCCGTATCCATCTCGACCGTCCGATTCGTTTGAGTTATTCAGCGATGAGAACCCAAACGGTTGTTCGGTGATGTGA